A window of the Haloarcula litorea genome harbors these coding sequences:
- a CDS encoding Hsp20/alpha crystallin family protein gives MPTHHPDKGVELYREDDAFVVLVELAGYDRDDVDLRWRDRRLHVEAEHREPGERTKVFHRSVGLPRAVREDEISATLADGVLTVRLPVDDDRPEGRHIDIS, from the coding sequence ATGCCGACCCACCACCCGGACAAGGGCGTCGAACTGTACCGCGAGGACGACGCGTTCGTCGTCCTGGTCGAACTCGCCGGCTACGACCGCGACGACGTCGACCTGCGCTGGCGGGACCGCCGGCTCCACGTTGAGGCCGAACACCGCGAACCGGGTGAACGGACGAAGGTGTTCCACCGTAGCGTCGGCCTCCCGCGGGCGGTCCGGGAGGACGAGATCTCGGCGACGCTCGCGGACGGGGTGTTGACGGTCCGGCTCCCGGTCGACGACGACCGGCCCGAGGGCCGCCACATCGACATCTCGTAG